The nucleotide sequence GCTTATGGTGTAGAGACAGCATCTCAGACATATTTTGGAAAATCTGCTTCAGAGCTTACCTTTACAGAAGCTGCTACACTTGCCGGGCTTCCAAAAGCACCAAATATCTATTCTCCAATTAAAAATCCTGAGAAGGCTAAAGTAAGACGGAATCATGTGCTTAGGAGGATGGTAGAAGAAAATTATATAACAATGGCTCAGGCTAAAGAGATAGATGCTGAACCTATAAAGACAAAAACATCACCATATGGGATAAATAAAGCACCTTACTTTGTTGAATATGTAAGACAGAAACTTGAGGAGACTTTTGGTTATAGCCTTCGTACAGGAGGGCTAAACATATATACAACACTCAATTTGGAGATGCAGGAGGCAGCGGAAGAAGCGGTTAGAAAAGGACTTAAGGAAATATCACAGAGAATAAAATGGAAGGATGCAGAAATACAGGGTGCACTTATTGCTATCGACCCTAAAAACGGACATATTAAGGCAATGGTAGGAGGCACAGATTTTTATAAAACCCAGTTTAACAGGACATATCAGGCAATGCGCCAGGCTGGTTCTGCCTTTAAACCTTTTGTCTTTGTAACTGCTCTGGATGGTGGCTTTACAGCATCTGATATACTGATAGATGAACCGATAGAGTATCCTGGTGGTAAACCTGGTGAGATATGGAGTCCAAAGAACTTTTCTGAGGAATTTCAGGGACCGGTTACGCTTCGCAAGGCATTGGCAGAATCTATAAATATTATAGCGATAAAACTTGCCAGCAAGGTAGGAATAACAACAGTGATTGATTACGCAAAGAGACTTGGAATAAAAAGTGAACTTCACCCATATCCCTCTCTTGCACTTGGCTCATCTGATTTAACACTCATGGAGCTAACCTCTGCATTCGGTGTATTTGCAAATATAGGCATAAGGAACGATCCGGAGGCAATAACAAAGATTACTGACAGAAAGGATAGATTGATAGAAAATAGTGCCACTCACCCTCAAGATGTAATAATTCCAGAGACAGCATACCTTATTACAAATCTTCTCAGAGGAGTCGTGGAACATGGAACAGGCTGGAGGGCAAAGGAACTCGGACGTCTGGTTGCAGGTAAGACAGGCACTACCAATGAATATAACGATGCATGGTTCATAGGATATACACCAAATCTCGTTGCAGGTGTCTGGGTAGGATTTGATGACCATAGAAAAATAGGCGAAAAAGAGACAGGTGCGAGAGCTGCCCTTCCTATATGGTTATATTTTATGAAAAAGATATTGAAGCATTTGCCATATGAGGATTTTAAAGCACCTCCTGATATTGTATTTATTCCGGTAGATAAAAAAACGGGCAGACCTTCAGATATCAAGGATAAAAACACAATAATCGAAGCATTTTTGAAAGGCACAGAGCCAAAATTTATAGATACAACACCACAGGATGTAAAGCGTATTTCCCTTCCCCCCTCACCATCCTCTCCCACAAGGGGAGAGCCCTGAACTTGATTCAGGGGAGTTGAGAGGGGGTATTCTCAGAATAATCCTTTTACTTTCCCTGTATTTACATCCACATCAACACGGCGGAAGGCAGGATCAGACGATGTTCCAGGCATTAGGCTTATATTTCCTGCTACTGGGCAGATAAACCTGGCACCACCGTAAGTGAGAAAATCACGGATATGAAGTGTCCAGCCATTGGGCACACCTTTAAGTGTCGGGTCGTGAGAAAGAGAAAGATGGGTCTTTACCATCATTGTGGTATAGTCTTTAAACTTTGTATCCTTTTCGAACCGCTCAGCCTTTGCCACTGCCTCTGCGGAATAGCTCACCCCATTGGCACCATAGACCTCTTTTGCAATGAGTTCGACCCGTTTACGCAGGGGTGTATCCATATCATAAAGGAATTTAAAGTTGACCTTATCATTACATGCATCTAAAACAGCATCAGCAAGTTCAAGTGCACCTTCACCCCCATATTGCCAGTGTTCAGATACTGCAACTCTGGCCCCCGCTTCTTCACACATACGTCTTGTCAATTTAATCTCTTCTTCTGTATCCGTGTGGAATCTATTTATGCAGACGACAGGGTTTATGCCTGCTTTCTTAATAATATTTATGTGATGTATTACATTTGCCATTCCGTCTTCCAGCCATGCAAGGTTTTCTACGAAATACTCCTTTGGAATTGGTCTTCCAGGTACCACAGGCGGCGCACCTACATTGACTCCATGATGTTTTAATGCTCTTATAGTAGCCGTGATAACTGAAACATTAGGAATGTTCCCTGAATAGCGACACTTAACATTCCAGAACTTCTCAAAGCCGATGTCGGCTCCAAAACCGGATTCGGTGATATGATAGTCTGCCAGTTTAAGACACATCTTATCAGCAACAACGGATGACTGTCCCACAGCAATATTTGCAAATGGACCTGCATGAACAAAGCATGGTTGGCCCTCAATAGACTGTAACATGTTGGGATTTATAGCTTCCCGCATCCACGCAGTCATAGCACCTGCAACCTCGAGGTCCTCAGTAGTAATCGGACTCCCCTGTCTATCGTATGCAACAACAATACCACCTATCCTCTTCCTCAAGTCTGCAAGATCACTGAAGATGGACAGTATAGCCATTACTTCTGAAGAGACAGCTATGCCGAATTTAGATGGCATCAAAAAACCATCCATCTTTCCACCTATTCCGATGATGATATTACGAAGTGCCTGGGCGCAAAAGTCCATGACCCAGCCCATTTCAACATTCTTAGGGTCTATATTAAGACGTTTCAGGTTTCTCTTTGCCAGTTGCTCATCGGTATAGTTGAATTCATGCTGCATCCTTGCGGTCAGCGCGACCATAGCAAGATTGTGCGCATTCACAACAGCATTTATATCCCCTGTGAGACCGAGTGAAAATTCTGTCAATGGTATACATTGAGAAAGTCCTCCACCTGCTGCAGACCCTTTGATGTTCATTGTAGGACCACCTGATGGCTGGCGTATACAAGCAGTTACTTTTTTCCCGCGCTTGCCTATTCCCTGAAGGAGTCCTAATGTGGTAGTAGATTTACCTTCTCCAAGAGGAGTTGGTGTTATAGCTGTTACTTCAATAAATTTACCGTCTGGTTTATCTTTCAACCTCTCCAGAACTTTTGCATAATTAACCTTTGCAATGTAATGACCGTGGGGTAATAACTCATCCCTTTCAATCCCCAACCCCTCGGCTAACTGCTGAGAGGTTTTCATCCTTTTTTCTGCATCTTCTGCGATTTCCCAATCCGCATATTTGGTTGGATCAAGTGCCATAGTAAATCCTCCTTTTTTAAAGATATAATTAGTGCTGAAGGCTAAAGAGCTGAAGTAAAAAGAATAAAAAATCTTTCCTTAGCGTAACTTCAGCACTTCAGAACTTCAGCTCTTTCAATAGCTTATCAGTGCGTTAATGAATTTTTCATTCATACGCCTGAGGTTTTTACTCATAATCAAGGCAATCTTCTTTATAATCTTTGATGCCAGCGCTGCATCTTCTCTTTCCATTTTCTCGAAGTCTTCTTTTGTAATAAGAAATACCTCGGTATCTTCAATGGCAACTGCAGTAGCTTCATGACGCCTTCTCTCAAGAATGGATAGTTCCCCCAGAAAATGACCATTGCCTAAAATAGCGAGGGTCTGTTTCCAGCCGTCAGGTGTCACTTTTGATATCTCTATCTTCCCAGAATGTATGAGGTAGATGCCCTTTGTGTCCTCTTTCTCTTTAAAGAGGAATTCACCCTTTTTAAAGGACATTCTTTTAACAATCTGGGCTATCCTGTCAAGCTCTGTTCTGTCGAAATCTTCGAGCAAAACCTGTTGTTTTAATAAACTTGTCTTAACCATGACCACCTCCTTTTTCTTTCTCTTTCACTTTCACTTTTACTTTCACCGGTTCTATCTTCACTGCACATACCTTAAGTTCCGGAATTTTACAGATGGGGTCAAGGACGGTATTTGTTAAAATATTGGCAGCCGCTTCTTTAAAGTGAAACGGGATAAAGACCATACCTTTATATGGACGCTCTGAAATGGCTGCCCTGACCTCTATTGTTCCCCTTCGAGATGACACTCTTACTTTATNNNNNNNNNNNNNNNNNNNNNNNNNNNNNNNNNNNNNNNNNNNNNNNNNNNNNNNNNNNNNNNNNNNNNNNNNNNNNNNNNNNNNNNNNNNNNNNNNNNNTTTGTTAAAATATTGGCAGCCGCTTCTTTAAAGTGAAACGGGATAAAGACCATACCTTTATATGGACGCTCTGAAATGGCTGCCCTGACCTCTATTGTTCCCCTTCGAGATGACACTCTTACTTTATCACCATCCATAACTCCCATTTTTTCTGCATCATAGGGATTGATTTCAACATAAGCCTCTGGAGAAATCTTATTGATAGCATCAATCCTTCTTGTCATAGAACCTGTATGATAATGGAAGAGCTGTCTTCCTGTAGAAAGCATAAATGGATATTCATCATCCGGTAATTCTTCAGATGGTCTATATTTTACCACACTGAATCCTGCTTTTCCTCTCGGAAAACCTCCCTTGAATAGATATGGTGTTCCTGGATGGTCGATCGTAGGACATGGCCACTGCAGTCCTGTCTTTTCTATTCTACTATAGGTTATTCCAGCCATTGCTGGCCATATCTTTCCTATTTCGTGTAAGACCTCTTCTGTAAAATTATATTTCATCTCATATCCAAGTCTTCTGCTCAGTTCAATAATTATCCATGAATCCTCTTTTGCTTCACCAGGCGTATTTACTGTCTTTCTCACGCGTTGAACCCTTCTCTCGGTATTTGTAAAAGTCCCATCCTTCTCTGCGAATGAAGCAGCAGGAAGAACAACATCC is from Nitrospirota bacterium and encodes:
- a CDS encoding PBP1A family penicillin-binding protein, yielding MELQLRRIFWTFIVVTSILIGIMFGVLYTQLSDLPNIRMLEEYRPFESSKLYSDDGRLVAEFYIERRTVIPLSKIPKYVKDAIIAVEDSRFYSHSGIDLFGIIRAILVDIRERRIVEGGSTITQQLARRLFLKPEKTISRKIKEAILSLQIEKRYTKDEILELYLNNVYFGSGAYGVETASQTYFGKSASELTFTEAATLAGLPKAPNIYSPIKNPEKAKVRRNHVLRRMVEENYITMAQAKEIDAEPIKTKTSPYGINKAPYFVEYVRQKLEETFGYSLRTGGLNIYTTLNLEMQEAAEEAVRKGLKEISQRIKWKDAEIQGALIAIDPKNGHIKAMVGGTDFYKTQFNRTYQAMRQAGSAFKPFVFVTALDGGFTASDILIDEPIEYPGGKPGEIWSPKNFSEEFQGPVTLRKALAESINIIAIKLASKVGITTVIDYAKRLGIKSELHPYPSLALGSSDLTLMELTSAFGVFANIGIRNDPEAITKITDRKDRLIENSATHPQDVIIPETAYLITNLLRGVVEHGTGWRAKELGRLVAGKTGTTNEYNDAWFIGYTPNLVAGVWVGFDDHRKIGEKETGARAALPIWLYFMKKILKHLPYEDFKAPPDIVFIPVDKKTGRPSDIKDKNTIIEAFLKGTEPKFIDTTPQDVKRISLPPSPSSPTRGEP
- a CDS encoding formate--tetrahydrofolate ligase, with amino-acid sequence MALDPTKYADWEIAEDAEKRMKTSQQLAEGLGIERDELLPHGHYIAKVNYAKVLERLKDKPDGKFIEVTAITPTPLGEGKSTTTLGLLQGIGKRGKKVTACIRQPSGGPTMNIKGSAAGGGLSQCIPLTEFSLGLTGDINAVVNAHNLAMVALTARMQHEFNYTDEQLAKRNLKRLNIDPKNVEMGWVMDFCAQALRNIIIGIGGKMDGFLMPSKFGIAVSSEVMAILSIFSDLADLRKRIGGIVVAYDRQGSPITTEDLEVAGAMTAWMREAINPNMLQSIEGQPCFVHAGPFANIAVGQSSVVADKMCLKLADYHITESGFGADIGFEKFWNVKCRYSGNIPNVSVITATIRALKHHGVNVGAPPVVPGRPIPKEYFVENLAWLEDGMANVIHHINIIKKAGINPVVCINRFHTDTEEEIKLTRRMCEEAGARVAVSEHWQYGGEGALELADAVLDACNDKVNFKFLYDMDTPLRKRVELIAKEVYGANGVSYSAEAVAKAERFEKDTKFKDYTTMMVKTHLSLSHDPTLKGVPNGWTLHIRDFLTYGGARFICPVAGNISLMPGTSSDPAFRRVDVDVNTGKVKGLF
- a CDS encoding cyclic nucleotide-binding domain-containing protein — encoded protein: MVKTSLLKQQVLLEDFDRTELDRIAQIVKRMSFKKGEFLFKEKEDTKGIYLIHSGKIEISKVTPDGWKQTLAILGNGHFLGELSILERRRHEATAVAIEDTEVFLITKEDFEKMEREDAALASKIIKKIALIMSKNLRRMNEKFINALISY
- a CDS encoding molybdopterin dinucleotide binding domain-containing protein; the encoded protein is KVRVSSRRGTIEVRAAISERPYKGMVFIPFHFKEAAANILTNTVLDPICKIPELKVCAVKIEPVKVKVKVKEKEKGGGHG